A genomic window from Lotus japonicus ecotype B-129 chromosome 1, LjGifu_v1.2 includes:
- the LOC130729900 gene encoding protein APEM9 — translation MTDSDSLAAIWKEIEVSESYLVCSMYEEAASLASSILKRLCDPRQDIATQDMLESTAMVLVQALNQLGRTPEILNQLKLYFISVKAFPARVLLTGVCFQIAEGSASGVREFLEEFLNGWSLVDAQYRAVIAESNVDHQRRYETQYVLGIEEYLEIVEVYVITLLATVLKDVDLAISWIENASLPEENRQGLLRRLHSLHSLKSTTLSQISSQQSPTNNNEAYSLKELDAREGSPKALKGKHADNKTHRSLGVSKLSERVETCFWCFRSINLKFGTAKFVISSGKIMLGCLILFFYYVFRKKQATLKRIVTRQMIAMKRALVDFWQLAFSYQVNPLAAVEPLAAAARQAQ, via the exons ATGACCGACTCGGACTCGCTTGCTGCGATATGGAAAGAAATCGAGGTTTCAGAGAG TTACCTTGTTTGCTCCATGTACGAAGAAGCAGCATCCTTAGCTTCCTCAATTTTGAAACGCTTGTGTGATCCTAGACAAGACATTGCAACTCAAGATATGTTGGAATCAACTGCTATGGTGCTGGTTCAGGCTCTCAACCAACTTGGCAG GACGCCGGAAATTCTTAATCAACTCAAACTGTATTTCATTTCAGTAAAAGCCTTTCCAGCGCGAGTTCTTCTTACCGG AGTTTGTTTTCAAATAGCAGAAGGTTCTGCTTCTGGCGTTCGAGAATTTCTTGAGGAGTTTCTTAATGGATGGAGTCTTGTGGATGCACAATATAGAGCTGTCATTGCAGAATCAAATGTAGATCATCAAAGAAGATATGAAACGCAATATGTTCTTGGAATTGAGGAATATTTGGAAATTGTTGAGGTCTATGTCATTACACTTCTTGCAACAGTTCTAAAAGATGTAGACCTCGCAATTTCATGGATAGAGAATGCTTCATTGCCTGAGGAAAATCGACAG GGACTTCTGAGAAGGTTACACTCTTTGCATTCTCTTAAAAGTACCACTTTGTCTCAAATTTCCTCTCAGCAATCACCTACAAATAACAATGAAGCTTATTCTTTGAAAGAACTAGATGCACGTGAAGGATCGCCTAAAGCCTTGAAAGGCAAACATGCAGACAACAAAACACATCGGTCCCTAGGTGTTTCAAAACTATCTGAACGAGTAGAAACATGTTTCTGGTGCTTCCGTTCTATCAATTTGAAGTTTGGTACTGCTAAGTTTGTCATATCTAGTGGGAAGATTATGCTTGGTTGCTTAATCTTGTTCTTCTATTACGTTTTCAGAAAGAAGCAAGCTactttaaaaag GATTGTAACAAGACAAATGATCGCCATGAAGAGGGCTTTGGTCGATTTTTGGCAGCTTGCATTTTCGTATCAAGTTAATCCTCTGGCAGCTGTCGAACCACTCGCTGCTGCGGCACGTCAAGCTCAGTGA
- the LOC130732549 gene encoding amino acid permease 8-like translates to MELELDDDGRNPRTGNAWTATTHIITVVIGAGVLSLAWALAQLGWIAGIASILIFSSISVFTYSLVADCYRFPDPVNGKRNYTYMQAVNAYLGGTMHVICGLIVYLKLAGITVGYTITSSISLVAIMKTICFHKRGHATECKFSYNPFMISFGILQVFLSQIPNFHELTWLSSVAAITSFGYVFIAIGLCLSVLISGEGVSTSIIGTKIGPELSAEDKIWRVFSSLGNIALACNFATVIYDIMDTLKSHPSENKQMKKANVTGITTMTILFLLCGCLGYASFGDHTPGNIFTGFHEPFWLVSVGNVFIVIHMIGAYQVMAQPFFRFVEMGAKIVSPHSNFINKEYPIKMGSVTVYFNLFRLIWRTIFVILATILAMAMPFFNEVLSLLGAIGFGPLVVFFPIQMHIAQKRIQKLSVKWCALQLLNCLCFLVSLAAAVGSVHQISKNLHKYKIFSYKQ, encoded by the coding sequence ATGGAACTGGAGCTAGACgatgatggaagaaatccaAGAACAGGGAATGCTTGGACTGCTACAACGCACATAATAACGGTGGTGATTGGGGCTGGTGTGCTGTCTCTAGCATGGGCATTGGCCCAACTAGGATGGATAGCTGGTATAGCCAGCATACTCATATTTTCATCCATCTCTGTTTTCACTTATAGCCTTGTAGCTGATTGCTACAGATTTCCAGACCCAGTAAATGGCAAGAGAAATTACACTTACATGCAGGCTGTCAATGCATACTTAGGTGGAACGATGCATGTGATATGTGGATTGATTGTATATTTGAAGCTCGCTGGGATCACAGTGGGCTACACAATAACTTCATCAATAAGCTTGGTAGCTATAATGAAAACAATTTGCTTCCACAAAAGAGGACATGCAACTGAGTGCAAATTTTCATATAATCCCTTCATGATTAGTTTTGGGATATTGCAAGTTTTTTTGTCTCAGATCCCAAACTTCCATGAACTCACATGGCTCTCATCAGTAGCTGCTATCACCTCATTTGGTTATGTATTCATTGCAATTGGGCTATGTCTCTCGGTTCTCATCTCAGGAGAAGGAGTTTCAACCAGCATAATTGGAACCAAAATAGGGCCGGAACTGTCTGCAGAAGACAAAATTTGGAGGGTTTTCAGTTCATTGGGAAATATAGCACTCGCTTGCAACTTTGCTACTGTTATTTATGATATAATGGACACACTAAAGTCACATCCATCAGAGAATAAACAAATGAAAAAGGCTAACGTGACAGGGATCACAACAATGACAATATTATTTCTACTATGTGGTTGCCTTGGCTATGCTTCATTTGGTGATCATACACCTGGTAACATTTTTACTGGATTTCATGAGCCCTTTTGGTTGGTCTCCGTGGGAAATGTTTTCATCGTAATCCACATGATTGGAGCATATCAGGTGATGGCTCAACCATTCTTTCGTTTCGTCGAAATGGGGGCTAAGATAGTTTCGCCACATTCGAATTTCATAAACAAGGAATATCCAATCAAGATGGGCAGTGTAACAGTTTATTTCAACCTGTTCAGGCTAATATGGAGGACGATATTTGTGATTTTGGCTACAATTCTTGCCATGGCAATGCCATTTTTCAATGAGGTTCTTTCCCTGCTTGGAGCAATTGGGTTTGGGCCTCTTGTTGTGTTCTTCCCTATACAAATGCACATTGCCCAGAAACGCATACAAAAACTATCAGTGAAGTGGTGTGCACTCCAACTTTTAAACTGCctctgcttccttgtttcaTTGGCTGCTGCAGTTGGTTCAGTCCATCAAATAAGCAAGAATCTTCACAAATACAAGATATTCTCGTATAAACAATAG